ATGAATGCATTAGATGCAAATAGTACTTGACAATTGGTTGACTTACCTGCAGGCAAAAAGGCGATCGGATGTAAATGGGTATTTACCATCAAAGTTAATCTGGATAGATCAGTGGCTCGCCTCAAAGCCCGCTTAGTAGCAAAAGGCTATGCTCAAACTTATGGAGTGGATTATTCTGATACTTTCTCTCCTATTGCTAAAATGGCATCTGTTCGGATTTTCATCTCTCTGGCCGCTACACATGACTGGCCATTACATCAACTGGACATAAAAAATGCCTTTCTTCATGGTGATCCTAAGGAAGAAGTTTATATGGAGCAACCACCTGGATTTGTTGCTCAGGGGGAGTCTGGGAAGGTATGTCATCTTCAGAAATCATTATATGGGTTGAAACAAAGCCCGCGAGCTTGGTTTGGAAAATTCAGTGAAGCTGTTGAGATATTTGggatgagaaaatgcaaatCTGATCACTCAGTTTTCTATAAACACTCGGAATCTGGCATCATTCTGTTAGTGGTATATGTGGATGACATTGTCATCACTGGGAGTGATTCTACAAGCATTTCACCACTTAGGTCCTTCCTTCATTCCCAGTTTCACACGAAGGATATGGGAAatctgaaatattttttaggtaTTGAGATAATGAGAAGCAAGAAAGGTATCTTTTTGTCCCAGCGAAAATATGTCCTTGATTTACTGCAAGAAGTGGGAAAACTGGGGGCAAAACCGTGCAATGCACCAATGCGTCCTAATATGAAATTCACAGAAGATGGTAAATTATTTGAGCATCCTGAAAGATATAGACGGCTAGTTGGAAAGTTGAATTACCTTATAATAACTCGACCTGATATTGCCTATTCAGTTAGTGTTGTTAGTAAATTTATGGCAGCTCCAACAGTTCATCATTGGGCAGCCTTAGAACAAATATTGTGTTATCTAAAAGGAGCTCCAGGACGAGGAATTCTCTATCAAAATCATGGGCACACTCAAATCGAATGCTTCTCGAATGCAGATTGGGCAGGTTCTAAAATGGACAGAAGGTCCACTACAGGCTATTGTGTTTTTCTTGGAGGGAATCTAGTCTTATGGAAAAGCAAGAAGCAAAATATTGTATCCTGATCAAGCGCGGAGTCAGAATACAGAGCTATGGCAAAAGCATCATGTGAAATTATATGGATATACCAACTTCTGCCGGCAAGACTTTAGTGTGATAATAAAGTTGCACTTCACATTGCTGCTAATCCAGTGTTTCATGAGCGAACAAAACACATCGAGATTGATTGTCACTTTTTTCGTAAAAAACTACAACAGGGTCTAATCACTACTAGTTATGTGAAGACAGGAGAACAGATAAGGGATATATTTACGAAAGCTTTGAATGGAGTTAGAGTGGACTACTTTTGTAACAAGCTGGGCATGATTAATATCTATGCGCcagcttgagggggagtgttgtagaataatctagaatattatagaatatggagtaattaatagaagatagagtataatttattagagATGATTCTAGAgattagaatattctagaatagAAACTTCtccaattatatatatatatatatatatatatacttccatgatcaatagaaaaataacaacaatttcacatttattttctacttttacaAATATCAATCAATTCACATGCTTGTGtcttaaaagattttttcttctcatttcaAAACTATCACAGAATGTACCATAAAACAGCATTTATCTATAATGTTATATATCAATAGGAAAAGCAAAATGAACTTTACACGAACCTTGAAACATGTTGGATATGAGCAGCTTTATTCTTTGACACAAAGCTGGCCACCTTCTCATGTAACCGTTCACTAGCCTGACAAGGTAGGCATAACTAAATGAGTATTCACAACATGGAGGTTCAGAAGAAATAAACAACATTTATGCCAAACTTACATCCGCTATATGTGCATGGCGAAGCTCAAGCCATACAGGATCATGTTCATCTAAAATAACCTCTTTTATCTCAGGAGGCCCACCTTTTTTACTAGGAATCTGAACAGTCGAATTTCTTGATTTACAATATCCAAAAAAATATCTAGTAAGAGCTAATGTAGATATAAATCTATAACTTACCTCATGCACATATTTATTCCCGTCCAAATTCAGTAAATCATGGCACATGGCATCATATGTCCACTCGTGTATAACAGGAGCAATCtagaaaatgcaaaataaaTACATCATACCAAGCCACACAATAAGCATATAATAAGTCAATACAGAACATATGGTTACCTGATCTACAGATCTGTCTAGGATAAGCATCTCACATGTTTCTGTCTGAGGAAAGTtcttaagttttcttttataatgtATTAGACGGTCCCAAACTCTAGCAGCAAGTTTTGTAGGGATGAGATCATGAAAAGGTGTCACTGTGGCTGCATCCAGGAACTTGGCAGCACGATAGCGAATAGAAGGAAATTCCTGAAACAAGATAAATTGCATACCTAAGATTATTATCCAAACAATGTGAACCAcaacagaaaaataattataataccTTTAAAGAAGCAAAAACTGTAGCAATGCGAGTAGCCATCACATTTAGAGATGCATCACCTTTGCAAAAATCCTCTTCCTCTCCAAAAAGTTCCTCCAAAGCAGTCATATTGTCAGTAACAAAACCCTGTATGAAGAACGTCGCATTTGAAATTACACAGAAAAAAACACTAATAATGAGGATAAACCatgtgatgatgatgaggcacagaagaagaagaagcaagaTCAAGAAAGCACCATCACCAATGGAAAAACCTTAATACATTAAAACCTGTAAGAGAAGAAACTGTTTTTCGATACTATATAAAAAGAGCAGAAGCTTGGTACTATTCACTTGTAATTTGTGGAATGCCCATGCACAATTATAGAATTCAAGAATTAGTTCAATAGAagggtaaaaagaaaaaaatggatgAGACAGAGACAAATGGCACTTGTTAAGCACCTAACACCTATTTACTATCAAATGACAAAAATGTCTTATCACCTTAACCTAATTTCAgcttttcaaatttatcagcattataaatttttttaaataattccatTCTGTTTTTTTGGATTTTGCTTTTAACGTAATTGTAACTTTTTTCAGAGTTCAGatattctatttcttttgcttttctaattttgtcTAACTTTAACAGATTACACTTTGCCATTTTTTTCCAATGGTCTGTTACTTTCTATGCATTTCTCTTTGATTTTCTGCAACTCcacaacttttcttttcttttttcattttacctTTACATATACATACAAAAGCAACCAAGCATTATCACAAGTATATCATCTAAAGAAATGCCTAAGTAATTTCTAATCATGCATTATCTATAAtgttttataataatacaacttaatttcattattatattttaatttaattttaaaaatgttcAGGAGTTGAAAGTGCATATTGAGATTGCCTCGAGTATAGATTCACTTAAAATGCAGATTTACTTAAAAAGTTATAGGACCTAAAGTATAAAATCATTTCTACTCTTTCATGTATTTAAAGATGAGATTCACTTAAAATAtgcttaaattcttacttcttatattttatgaatttcttacaaatgtataaattacaaattatgcaagacatttttaaacaaaagaattataatgtattaaaatatttgactttatgtttatttaaattcGACAGTTAAAAAATCTTTACCTAGAAAGGTACTATGTTGGATTTTctttgtattaaaaaattcacatcatcattattattttaatgaataagattaaagaaaaaagtttaaaaattcttGGTCACgattaatttataatcattattttacttgtaatattctttttctatcaTTTTATCAATGATAAGTATAAAGtacatttttatttgtgtTCGATAGACTTCACAAGTGGTAATTTCATGAGCTTTTAGTTAGTAAACATTTTACAAGACAATAAAATTGTACCCTGACTGCAAAGTAAGCAGAGGCCAAATTCACACTCGGGGTCCACTATTCAACATACATTGCgcactctttttctttttcattttccctTACATCTAGATCTGAATTTTTCCAGAACAACTACAATATTTAGCCATCATAAATTTATAgtaattaatcttttcaacCCAGTTAAAATGAAGCCTACCATACAGATCTGTTCCCATTTTGATGGTTGTGATCAAGCAAGTGGTAAATTACACCAATCTTTCAActcttatttctttcatttgcgACACCTtgataattattctttttatcccATGTTGCTGTGCAACAAAAGCAATGATGCCTAAGAGTTATGAAATATCAGAGACGGGACATTCTGGAGATAGGATGGTGTGGCTTATGTCTATTCTGAACAGAGAACATGAAACCATGACTTATGATTGATGACAGACTAAGAGTAAACTGTTCTACAAGTAAATTTGTGGAAAATAGAGAAGTTAAAGGCTGAAATCTGATGTTTATGACATGATTTGAGATCTGATACTTTAATGAgcaaaaaaaagataaaagagcTTCTAAGAATCACACCCAAGAAAAGGTTCCTTCAGAGTCACACCTAAGGAAGAATTGGATAACACAATGCAAAATAGCAACACTGCTGtaagttttattaaattaatatctgCCAGAACTGAACTCTCAACTATTACAAGCCTAggtatatataaattcaactAATCTTAACACTACTTGGATTAGGAATCTTAACTGGAAAATACTAAACCAATTAAAATTCCTAAATCtgactgaaaaaaaaaatggctcttaaaataaatttttaactacTCTTCCAGCAAAGTTGGAAATTACAGAAATACCCTTTGGGTATTGAAATTGTAAATATTCGACCAAAATCCTAAATCTCTTGattctatggattttgtttttTCGTGATGTTTCATTTGTCCGCATCAATGATTTAGGTAACCAATGACTTAATCAAAAGTTCTTAAATGAAAAGGATACATCCTGATACATGGAAAATGTATAGGGGAACActaaaggagaaaaagaacaaTGTAGTGAATATATGAAGTCGTCAAAAACTATGAAAAGAGAGAATGCACAAAggcaattaaaaaaagaaagtgctCAATTACCATTTTACAGAAGTAAAACTGttttacttttctaaatttaacaaaaaaagaaaaaagaaaaaaaaaaaaaaaaaaaagagggtgGGGAAGGGGAGAGATGGCAACAAATTTTCAGATCCTCATTGATTGAAGCTATCTGGTGGATAGAGTAAAAAGAGTGGAAGGTAAAACACCATTGATCACAAGAGGCATCCATAATATTGCTCCAAAATCAAACATGACTAGGcaacaaataaatatgttCTAATCAATTGATAATAAGTTTATTCCATAAAACAATACCAAATCATTGGCAGTATAATGCATATACGATATTCAACTTAGACTGAGATGGTGTCACATACCTGGCTGTCTATAGCAAAATACTCCAAATTCATCTGTCTCATCCAAATCAGAAAAATGTCACTATCAATCCTAACTTTTCTAGTAATGATAAAGCAAAAAAGATACCAAGTAGACAAATGAATTGTTTCAGAACATTTATTAAATGGAAAACTATACCTCTTTCAACGCAACTATTCCAGGCACTACATgtctatttttcttaataagaGTCAATAGATCTTCTGAAATGGGTGAGCTGAAGAAAACAAATGCCCTTCACCCATATAGAAAAgataaccaaaaaaaaagtCAACAGCCAGGTgggattcaaaaaaaaaaaaaggaaagaaaatcacaCAATCTTcataaaacaaataacaatGACATACCTCTTGTATAAACGCGACATCCCATCCATGTCTGACAAAAACATGACAACACTGGATACAGATACAATAATAAGAACACAAGTGCAGGTACTatttatccaaatttatttttcttaaaaagagaagaaagaaaataagacaTCTAAACATAATCAGAAGCTATGAAGTCAGGAACAAAGAATGAGAAAAGTAAGTGCCGTATTTACTGTAATATGACATAAATAGAAACACAagaaaaatctatttaataGTCAACCAATGCAAAGCATGTTACTTCTCCTTTGTAGGTTGGATGAAGTATATCGCACTCAAGAACGGCATTGGCTGCCTTTTTCTACATATGTGTTCTACCACTGCagaaaacagaaaaggaaaaacagaAGATTTGGTAAATTCTGAGGGACAGAAATATCAATCTGAAATTTATATCTCATGCAGTATAACTGTTTCACTGCCTCATTTAAACTATATAAACTACATCTCGGTGAAAAGCATGCTCACCTACATGCAAATAATgccaaacaataaaataagcCACAGGAGAAgtttttctgttcttttttttttctttttgtaaattaTCTATTCCATACACTAACAGAGAACATTTTCACTTATTCaacaattattaatattaaatagtttTTCCATAAACTGATCAATTTTGCTTCTGATGAGACATAGCAGAAGACTAGAACAGGATGATTAATGTCGGaacaagagaaaataactaagGTTTACTTTGACTGGATCCTCCTGCAGCAAGAAGGCTATAATATCTTACCCAAATACCTGACCATTCTAAAAAAGCATTAATCAATTTACCCATATCAGAGATAAGAAATGTGTATGATATATATCCAGTCACTAATTGCACAACTCACCTGAAGAATATCTGATAAATTTTGCTATCCTATGCATTTAAATATGTTCAATAATTTATGACATTTAACAGTTTTGAATGATTGCCAGAAGCAGCAAAGTCCAGGTAACCaagtaaaataagaaacagCACAGCTAAATGCTTCAAGACATTACCATGAGCACATGATAGGATACATTCATTTCTactgaagaaagaaataaCAGTATACATGCATGATTGTGAATCTCTTACAAATTTTTTTGTACTttgtaatatgaaaattaataaatatctttaaaaatcaGCAGAGTTTTTTCAAGAATAATTAGcacaaaacaaaatttcaaattgTTACTTTGCAACGACTTTGAACAAGCAaaaacataagtaaaaaggtTCCAAACATTTTGCCACAAAACAACATTAAAATACAGAAAGCTTTTTCTTTCCTACAGAAAgcatgttaaaagaaaaattcagtAAGAATATGGCAGAAGCAGCCCAAAATTTCCAGAGGTCACAATTCTAATTCTTACATGAAACTCCTTCCTGTGTGAGATCAGCTATCTTGAATGCACAAGACATGATCTTTAGTGTAACGTTGTCCGTAATGAGTACCtaaaatatgaaatgcaaGAACTGGCATAACTTAGAACAAACAGTCTAGAAGAAcaggggaaaaaaaaaaaaccagtAGGATAAAAGCTAATCATGCAAAACAATCATAATGGAGATTCTTGTGAAAACAAAAATGTGCGAACAACTCAAAGACCAAATGGGACTAAAGCAGAATTATATAATCTAAATATCATCTAAGCCCAGTTTTAGTCACATAAATTATCACCCTCATGACGATGGCATGCATTTCATTCCAAGACAAATTCAcatgcaaaaattaaaaaaatactagaCTCATGGATGAGCTACCAGATGGATAACATAgacaaaaaaagtaaaataaaatggtaTGAAAATGGAGCGCATATCCCACAATTACAACCCCACCTATGATTATAAGGATTCCAATCAAGCCAAACAATCCGAAGGATTGCAAGGCATAAACAGTATATCTCAGAGAGATCGCTCGACTCAAGTCCATaccaaattttaaagaaagacaaaaggAGCAAGGAAAACTGACATTATCAATCACTTAAAATATTTGCGAAATGGCCAGACTCCAAGGCttcaaagaacaaaaaagCAAACAGATTCTATCTAAGCAATTTTTTAAGACCCCAAAAAGAGCCAAGATGGTAAAAACACTTCTACAGGACGCGTTACCCATTAGATATAAACATGCCTAATAGATCCATAATCTTGACTAATGTTAAGCAGGTGTGGACACAATGATGCAGTCAAAATACAAATGCCTTTTTATTTCAGTGTTTGGAAAGAAACAAAGTCTTAAAACCTATGAAAAGTTACACCATTTGGATTAGTCTAAAGAATTCGATGCATGCAGGATTATTATCAATATGTggattattttaagaaaaaaaaattcctgAGAAAAGCATAATTCTCCTAAATTTTCAAGACGAGAAGAGAGTAGCAAAACAACAAAACCAGTTAGTAAAAAATACTACAAAACAAAATACCTTCCAAGTTGATTCCGTGTCCTCCTTTTTGGTGAATCGAAGCATTTCATGTAATAAACCTAAATAATCagaaatttcatattaaacgTGAGCAATCCAAAAACGCATGAAATAGGTAGGCAAGATGGAAAATCCTAGGTtctaaaaatatcaaaagaagaaaaaatactACAATATTCTACAAATTTGAGATGGTCTAGTGAGCACAAACTCCCTCTTCGTCTATCAGTATGCTTCACATATTTTTTGGAGGAAAATAAGGTTAATAACGTACAGAAGTTATCAGAAAAAAGGTATGTTCTTGAGCGTGATAAAAAAACATGGCTACTAGTCCAAATGAAACAATGCCTGAAATTGAAGTGAACTGTAACTGAAAATTGAACTGAACAGGAAGATGCACTATATACAGAGAGAAAGATATGTGTATAAAATTCTAGAATTGagattgagagagagagagagagcccACGTTGACGACTGATTTGTCTAAAATTCTTATACATGCCAACATCATCAGATGAGTCAGAATCTAAGAACGACATGTCAATGGatcaaaagattaaaaaagaaagaaacagaaGAAATGCTGCTAAAAGAAGTAGAGATGATTTTTCGTGATGGTGTTTAAATGCTGTGATCATGAAATTGTAGTTGCGGGAACAAAGGGATCATATCAAGCGATTTAACCTTTTTAATAGGGAATAGAACGTAGAATATAGACAGTATACTGACAAAACCCGTATCAAAAAAGAGTTGCAATTCTAAATCTATATCTTATTGGATAATTCAAAGGGATCATATCTAGcgatttaactttttaataactttttttattcctCTCGCACTGTTCAAGAATGGACTGTCATTTAAGGGaaggaaaattaattttaattgtatgtgactaataaaatattttaaaaggaaaagaaattgaaaataagtcattccatttcatttttcttatagaaattaaaattaatgatcaatttgaaatataaaaagtttctactcataaaaagaaattaggattttaattaattctcatGCATAGTGTGAGACTCTTTAATTTTGAGTGTAAAGGAGAattataatgtatatatatatagttttttatgccttttttaataataaagaaagaaaatcttttatataaactttaaatttttttattagatttcatatttatacactctttttattttgccACTTTGATTTCTTCGTATAGACAAATATaagtcttaattttttatttagttacgCTAATAGTTTACTGGTACGTTGCACgtagttattattttgattataaaataaaattgatagatacaatttaataaaaaaagttaatatttattataaaatttaaaaaataattacaaactaACTATATTTaagagttttaaattttttaaaattttaaattttattaatgtaataatataagattatttattaattaatcttaatattatataaattaatatactaatataattaatatcattattttatagaattaaaaatataataattaaaaaataaacctatgactgatttttctttattatttattttccgtCCTACTA
The Ricinus communis isolate WT05 ecotype wild-type chromosome 1, ASM1957865v1, whole genome shotgun sequence DNA segment above includes these coding regions:
- the LOC8261873 gene encoding SNARE-interacting protein KEULE isoform X1; the encoded protein is MSFLDSDSSDDVGMYKNFRQISRQRLLHEMLRFTKKEDTESTWKVLITDNVTLKIMSCAFKIADLTQEGVSLVEHICRKRQPMPFLSAIYFIQPTKENVVMFLSDMDGMSRLYKRAFVFFSSPISEDLLTLIKKNRHVVPGIVALKEMNLEYFAIDSQGFVTDNMTALEELFGEEEDFCKGDASLNVMATRIATVFASLKEFPSIRYRAAKFLDAATVTPFHDLIPTKLAARVWDRLIHYKRKLKNFPQTETCEMLILDRSVDQIAPVIHEWTYDAMCHDLLNLDGNKYVHEIPSKKGGPPEIKEVILDEHDPVWLELRHAHIADASERLHEKVASFVSKNKAAHIQHVSRNGEPSFRDLQEMVQALPEYGQQMHKLSLHVEIAVKINRIIMELGLRDIGQLEQDLVFGDAGMKDVINFLTKKEDASRENKLRLLMILAAVYPEKFDSKEDLDLMKLSRLSQCDIDAVKNMRLLGCPESKKSSAGPFSLKFDIHKKRAVRKDRAGAEETSWQLSRFYPMIEELIEKLNKGELSKDEYPCLNDPSETSHWTHQTVSTNHSVTSRRTPTWARPRNSNDRDSGLRHASIDFKKMGRRIFVFIAGGATRSELSVCHKLTKKLQREVVLGSSSLDDSSEFITKLKLLKAHELSLDDLQLSNVVGMTGGQ
- the LOC8261873 gene encoding SNARE-interacting protein KEULE isoform X2, which gives rise to MSFLDSDSSDDVGMYKNFRQISRQRLLHEMLRFTKKEDTESTWKVLITDNVTLKIMSCAFKIADLTQEGVSLVEHICRKRQPMPFLSAIYFIQPTKENVVMFLSDMDGMSRLYKRAFVFFSSPISEDLLTLIKKNRHVVPGIVALKEMNLEYFAIDSQGFVTDNMTALEELFGEEEDFCKGDASLNVMATRIATVFASLKEFPSIRYRAAKFLDAATVTPFHDLIPTKLAARVWDRLIHYKRKLKNFPQTETCEMLILDRSVDQIAPVIHEWTYDAMCHDLLNLDGNKYVHEIPSKKGGPPEIKEVILDEHDPVWLELRHAHIADASERLHEKVASFVSKNKAAHIQHVSRNGEPSFRDLQEMVQALPEYGQQMHKLSLHVEIAVKINRIIMELGLRDIGQLEQDLVFGDAGMKDVINFLTKKEDASRENKLRLLMILAAVYPEKFDSKEDLDLMKLSRLSQCDIDAVKNMRLLGCPESKKSSAGPFSLKFDIHKRAVRKDRAGAEETSWQLSRFYPMIEELIEKLNKGELSKDEYPCLNDPSETSHWTHQTVSTNHSVTSRRTPTWARPRNSNDRDSGLRHASIDFKKMGRRIFVFIAGGATRSELSVCHKLTKKLQREVVLGSSSLDDSSEFITKLKLLKAHELSLDDLQLSNVVGMTGGQ